One genomic window of Neisseria sp. oral taxon 014 str. F0314 includes the following:
- a CDS encoding spore coat U domain-containing protein, whose translation MQMIMKKGRLKTANRLLQQTALPATFGLLSLFGEPAWADSGVAGRFVQCTARVQGNGTFNGNPALVFGSQGNGVNLLNNNQPEDIQATIHYQCTNNDAYTVKVRLCFNIDGGRRSPNIYTPRKMVHSRNNAQTLQLSLLKPDNTNWGTDNTANSPSSFGTGVFHIGLNSSVSGTIPIKARLISGQNNAIPTNLGSYLADFTSGSTALSWKAERYAIGPNPSDCGNILTNNRFPFVVQAHVAPVCEITAADDIDFGTHTAGSTDLKQSGNLTVRCTNSTPYSIGLVPSNGNQDGKGEMKSLNHAATNTDKVPYQLRKSSSSNAHFWGNNESGSGSVKSNQTGDGNEQTHTVYAEVRSTDYTPDEYRDKVTVHVKY comes from the coding sequence ATGCAAATGATAATGAAAAAAGGCCGTCTGAAAACTGCAAACCGCCTTTTGCAGCAGACTGCATTGCCTGCCACATTCGGGCTGCTGTCGCTGTTTGGAGAACCGGCTTGGGCAGACAGCGGCGTAGCCGGAAGGTTTGTGCAATGTACGGCGAGGGTACAAGGCAACGGAACCTTCAACGGCAATCCTGCCTTGGTATTCGGAAGCCAAGGCAACGGCGTCAACCTTCTGAACAATAACCAGCCGGAAGATATTCAAGCTACCATCCACTACCAATGCACCAATAACGATGCTTATACCGTAAAAGTACGCCTGTGCTTCAATATTGACGGTGGACGCAGATCGCCAAACATATATACCCCCAGAAAAATGGTTCATAGCAGGAATAACGCCCAAACACTGCAACTATCATTACTTAAACCCGATAATACCAATTGGGGAACGGATAACACTGCAAACTCCCCCAGCAGCTTTGGAACCGGTGTCTTTCATATCGGACTCAACAGCTCGGTCAGCGGAACCATCCCCATCAAAGCCAGATTGATTAGCGGGCAAAACAACGCCATTCCCACAAACTTAGGATCTTACCTCGCAGACTTTACCAGCGGTTCCACCGCCTTAAGCTGGAAGGCTGAACGTTATGCTATAGGTCCCAACCCTTCAGATTGTGGAAACATCTTGACCAACAACCGCTTCCCCTTCGTCGTCCAAGCCCATGTCGCGCCCGTCTGCGAAATCACCGCCGCCGACGACATTGACTTCGGTACGCACACCGCAGGCAGTACGGATCTGAAACAGTCGGGCAACCTGACCGTCCGCTGCACCAACAGCACCCCCTATTCCATCGGGCTGGTTCCCTCCAACGGCAACCAAGATGGCAAAGGCGAAATGAAATCCCTCAACCATGCCGCGACCAATACCGACAAAGTCCCTTACCAATTACGCAAATCTTCCTCATCAAATGCCCATTTCTGGGGCAACAACGAAAGCGGTTCGGGCAGCGTCAAATCCAATCAGACCGGCGACGGCAACGAACAGACGCATACTGTCTATGCGGAAGTGAGGAGCACCGACTACACCCCCGACGAATACCGCGACAAAGTAACGGTGCATGTGAAGTATTGA
- a CDS encoding lysozyme — protein sequence MNENLHLDGSGYELIVGWEGKRNHSYLDSVRIPTIGIGFVRYTLGARAGHKVCMGDTMTDEEIKAEFLNQIKSYENGVKEVVKVPLTQSQFNACVSLCYNIGVAAFAKSTVVRRLNERKYKAACDAFAMWNKAGGRVIPGLANRRSSEQKEFFRNG from the coding sequence ATGAATGAAAATCTACATCTGGACGGCAGCGGTTATGAACTGATTGTCGGCTGGGAGGGTAAGCGCAATCACTCTTACTTGGATAGTGTGCGCATTCCGACTATTGGGATTGGTTTTGTGCGTTATACGCTGGGCGCGCGTGCAGGTCATAAAGTGTGCATGGGCGATACGATGACGGATGAAGAAATCAAAGCGGAATTTCTGAATCAAATAAAATCGTATGAGAACGGCGTAAAAGAAGTTGTGAAAGTCCCTTTGACTCAATCGCAATTCAATGCCTGTGTATCTTTGTGTTACAACATCGGCGTTGCCGCATTTGCAAAATCAACGGTTGTTCGCCGTTTGAATGAACGCAAATACAAAGCTGCATGTGATGCGTTCGCAATGTGGAATAAAGCAGGCGGTAGGGTAATACCCGGTCTTGCAAACAGGCGGTCGTCAGAACAGAAGGAGTTTTTCAGAAATGGTTAG
- the dusA gene encoding tRNA dihydrouridine(20/20a) synthase DusA, whose amino-acid sequence MENYEIPLINKEVIDYKGTRRVCVAPMLDWTDRHFRYMARQITENAWLYSEMINAGAIIYGDKDRFLMFNEGEQPVALQLGGSEPADLAKAAKAAEEYGYNEINLNCGCPSPRVQKGAFGACLMNEVGLVADCLNAMQDAVDIPVTVKHRIGVDRQTEYGVAAEFVGTLYEKTACRTFIVHARNAWLDGLSPKENREVPPLKYDYVYRLKQDFPELEIIINGGITTNEQISEHLKHVDGVMVGREAYHNPMIMRDWDRLFYGESSPPVEYADLVLKLYEYSRAQIQAGRGTILRHIVRHSLGLMHGLKNARTWRRMLSDAALLKNNDGSLILDAWREVEKANIWE is encoded by the coding sequence ATGGAAAATTACGAAATTCCGTTAATAAACAAGGAAGTTATTGATTATAAAGGAACAAGGCGGGTATGTGTTGCGCCCATGCTCGACTGGACGGACCGCCATTTTCGTTATATGGCGCGACAAATTACTGAAAACGCATGGCTTTATAGCGAAATGATTAATGCCGGAGCCATCATCTACGGTGATAAAGACCGTTTTTTAATGTTTAACGAAGGCGAGCAGCCCGTCGCCCTGCAACTGGGCGGCAGCGAACCGGCCGATTTGGCCAAAGCCGCCAAGGCTGCCGAAGAATACGGCTACAACGAAATCAACCTTAATTGCGGCTGCCCCAGCCCGCGCGTACAAAAAGGCGCGTTTGGTGCATGTCTGATGAACGAGGTCGGATTGGTTGCCGATTGCCTCAACGCCATGCAGGATGCCGTTGATATTCCTGTTACCGTCAAACATCGCATCGGTGTCGACCGCCAGACGGAATACGGTGTCGCCGCCGAGTTCGTCGGTACGCTGTATGAAAAAACGGCCTGTCGGACTTTCATCGTCCACGCGCGCAACGCATGGTTGGACGGCCTGTCGCCAAAAGAAAACCGCGAAGTGCCGCCGCTCAAATACGATTATGTCTACCGTCTCAAACAAGATTTTCCCGAACTTGAAATCATCATCAACGGCGGGATTACCACCAACGAACAAATTTCGGAACACTTAAAGCATGTTGACGGCGTTATGGTCGGCCGCGAAGCCTACCATAATCCGATGATTATGCGCGACTGGGACCGGTTGTTTTACGGCGAAAGCAGCCCGCCGGTCGAGTATGCCGATTTGGTTCTGAAGCTATACGAATACAGCCGCGCGCAGATTCAGGCCGGACGCGGCACTATTCTGCGCCATATCGTCCGCCACAGCCTCGGCCTCATGCACGGATTGAAAAACGCCCGAACCTGGCGGCGTATGCTTTCCGATGCTGCATTGCTGAAGAACAACGACGGCAGCCTGATTCTCGATGCTTGGCGGGAAGTGGAAAAGGCGAATATTTGGGAATAG
- a CDS encoding tyrosine-type recombinase/integrase yields MGTISKRINPSGTTVYRAVIRIRKNGYPNFTESRTFSKKSMAAEWVKRREAEIELNPDILFGQKNKLFPTLHEAVDRYLTEAANAGRSKQMGLRFLSSFPIGSNRINRLRRADFAEHVMLRRRGMPQDGIKPIAASTALQELQYIRTVLKHAFYVWDMPVSWQELDFAAEGLGKSGIIAKSTKRNRLPTSDELQRLTTFFYQNWTNWRQTNLIPMHLIMWLAIYTTRRQDEICRMMLDDYHPDSAEWLIRDVKHPQGSKGNDKKFDVRPQALPVIAALSEPETRRRMLKCNGTPNSLVPLDPKSISAAFTRACHVLGIDDLRFHDLRHEGATRLAEDGATPPQMQMVTLHNTWASLERYVNLRKRPQRLEFDEAIKNAENDLNLS; encoded by the coding sequence ATGGGCACAATCTCAAAACGCATCAATCCTTCCGGTACAACCGTCTATCGGGCGGTTATCCGTATCCGAAAAAACGGCTATCCGAATTTTACCGAAAGCCGAACGTTCAGTAAAAAATCAATGGCGGCGGAATGGGTAAAGCGCAGAGAAGCGGAAATAGAATTAAACCCTGATATTCTGTTCGGTCAGAAAAATAAACTGTTCCCCACTCTACATGAAGCCGTGGACCGTTATCTAACGGAAGCCGCCAACGCCGGACGCTCGAAGCAAATGGGCTTGCGGTTTTTATCATCATTCCCCATCGGCAGCAACCGCATTAATCGGCTGCGCCGCGCGGACTTCGCCGAACATGTCATGTTGCGCCGTCGGGGCATGCCGCAAGATGGCATCAAGCCGATTGCAGCATCTACCGCGCTGCAAGAACTGCAATATATCAGAACGGTTCTGAAACACGCATTTTACGTTTGGGATATGCCAGTAAGCTGGCAGGAATTGGACTTTGCAGCGGAAGGCTTGGGTAAATCAGGAATCATAGCGAAATCAACGAAACGGAACCGCTTGCCAACAAGCGACGAATTGCAACGCCTAACCACATTTTTTTATCAAAATTGGACTAACTGGCGGCAAACAAATCTGATTCCGATGCACCTGATTATGTGGCTTGCAATCTACACGACCAGACGGCAAGACGAAATATGTCGGATGATGCTGGACGACTACCACCCGGACAGCGCGGAATGGCTGATACGCGACGTCAAGCATCCGCAGGGCAGCAAAGGGAATGACAAAAAGTTCGACGTCCGCCCGCAGGCGTTACCCGTGATTGCGGCCCTATCGGAACCCGAAACCCGCCGCCGGATGCTGAAATGCAACGGAACGCCGAACAGCTTGGTTCCACTTGACCCCAAAAGCATCAGCGCGGCATTTACCCGCGCCTGTCATGTACTGGGCATTGATGATTTGCGCTTTCACGACCTGCGACATGAAGGCGCGACGCGGCTTGCCGAAGACGGCGCAACCCCGCCGCAGATGCAGATGGTAACTTTACATAACACTTGGGCAAGTTTAGAACGATACGTCAATCTGCGCAAACGACCGCAGCGGTTGGAATTTGACGAAGCAATAAAGAATGCCGAAAACGACTTGAATTTATCCTGA
- a CDS encoding phage tail protein, with protein sequence MGGKSGTGQVTPYESPNTLSGAQSLRIIDAIAEGVVAGFANGDDAPFKSVYFDDTPVQNPDGSFNFNGVTGYFQRGEQDQSYVPGFAASERTVPVSAAVKQGTPVVRAVTDSLISRLRVTVAVERNAQIKDNGDTVAAETVLNVELVNSKGPQAVKQVRFSEKSSGTYYQDVEFDTLPAVPFNVRVARITPDSSTDKISNNTYFSSYVEVVDAKLSYPHTAIAALAIDSAQFGNSVPRRNYLMKGRLVKVPSNYDPEKRVYGNGTWDGSFKTAWTNNPAWVFYDVLTQPRFSTLARRLNLGDVDKWSLYQIGKYCDELVDDGFGGKEPRFVCNAYITDLTQAGEFLLNLASVFTGLPLWNGQQVSVVMDADSDPVAQYNNANVKDGLFSYSGAALKSIHTAVHVQYVDKYDGYRAKTEYVADNEAIARYGLNIKQVTAFGCDSRGQAARFGAWTLQTELRQQNAVSFTVGREGLKHLPYDIVQVMDNQYAGAELSGRVAAVSGNVLTLDRTVADAVGALLYYMDSDGLKSAKVTAAAGDKITLERAVPLNAGDSWILSGKVKARLYRAIGIKENTDEGTYTITALLHDPKKYAAVDNFAVFDREITTLHKLAPVLTNGNITTDGGVLTLTWENLTADGQVLTYDIKIYRNNQLFRHVPDAATAEVRLENLPNGDYRAEIRGRNARGVLSEPLVKAWSIDYTVTGLRAAPRTFAIELSWTLPQTVVSELVSELWYGRENNLQTASKLATLPYPQNGYTLTGVGVADEFFFWVRVRDAAGNTGNFTAAVHGTADKDPAPIVKQLQGAITKSALSNDLIKSLNDDMAAAGSKAAAAMQTAAIEEVARKIADEATNRSNAIQAEARERTAAIQAAADKAAADLTAKSREIGNKIAEVEQVNTQQAQQIKTVTAAQQNTAAALEAEKTARAQGDNAEAMARNALAARVSTAEGSIAKEEAARIEADKAQAAETAALKTSVGNTESAITALRETITRQDSARASEINTLTAKLDGMRVGGRNLIRDSAAEVRNANYLMQTYSLSDGTLQEGEPVVLTLWGELGSDREAFWPFNSDSWNWLGAMKKVSDGVYRIVTTWKRSKNNPPNDRLLIYCGPNTGKTVSRIDRIKLERGTVATDWTPAPEDGATAASEVAAQLAAHKTAQAEVDKAQTADLTAAKSALAGAVADITSIKTTKADKSEVAALARATLASEWKSAADAAKTAAIAAAQADAKTKADAARVAAETAAQAKAEAAKTAAVASAAGTAQAKADAAKAAAIADAAAKDAVVKQQAAADAKAKADAALSAAKTYSDGLNREVSAKVDRLSETVTRQDSARASEINTLTAKLDGMRVGGRNLIRDSAAEVRNANYLMQTYSLSDGTLQEGEPVVLTLWGELGSDREAFWPFNSDSWNWLGVMKKVSDGVYRIVTTWKRSKNNPPNDRLLIYCGPNTGKTVSRIDRIKLERGTVATDWTPAPEDGAAAASNLAAVVQQTSTAVTELGGKVQSLYTLKTEAISGGRKAIAGIALGADGKTGSGEILLMADKVAYVDPRDKSVTPAFVTVIENGRAKQALNGDLVADGTILGRHVAAAQTFQAPVINGGSLNIGNGRFAVNSEGQVSISASSGNVGMKITNDNINKAQAAETAALKTSVGNTESAITALRETITRQDSARASEINTLTAKLDGMRVGGRNLIRDSAAEVRNANYLMQTYSLSDGTLQEGEPVVLTLWGELGSDREAFWPFNSDSWNWLGAMKKVSDGVYRIVTTWKRSKNNPPNDRLLIYCGPNTGKTVSRIDRIKLERGTVATDWTPAPEDGATAASEVAAQLAAHKTAQAEVDKAQTADLTAAKSALAGAVADITSIKTTKADKSEVAALARATLASEWKSAADAAKTAAIAAAQADAKTKADAARVAAETAAQAKAEAAKTAAVASAAGTAQAKADAAKAAAIADAAAKDAVVKQQAAADAKAKADAALSAAKTYSDGLNREVSAKVDRLSETVTRQDSARASEINTLTAKLDGMRVGGRNLIRDSAAEVRNANYLMQTYSLSDGTLQEGEPVVLTLWGELGSDREAFWPFNSDSWNWLGVMKKVSDGVYRIVTTWKRSKNNPPNDRLLIYCGPNTGKTVSRIDRIKLERGTVATDWTPAPEDGAAAASNLAAVVQQTSTAVTELGGKVQSLYTLKTEAISGGRKAIAGIALGADGKTGSGEILLMADKVAYVDPRDKSVTPAFVTVIENGRAKQALNGDLVADGTILGRHVAAAQTFQAPVINGGSLNIGNGRFAVNSEGQVSISASSGNVGMKITNDNINVYDENGVLQAQFGLLTDW encoded by the coding sequence ATGGGCGGTAAATCAGGAACAGGACAGGTTACACCGTATGAATCGCCGAATACATTATCCGGTGCGCAGTCTTTGCGGATTATCGACGCAATCGCCGAAGGTGTAGTTGCCGGTTTTGCCAACGGCGACGATGCGCCGTTTAAAAGCGTGTATTTTGACGATACACCCGTTCAAAACCCTGACGGCAGTTTCAATTTTAATGGGGTTACGGGTTATTTTCAGCGAGGCGAACAAGACCAGTCGTATGTACCGGGCTTTGCCGCGTCTGAACGTACGGTTCCGGTGTCTGCCGCAGTGAAGCAGGGGACGCCGGTTGTCCGTGCCGTTACCGATTCTTTAATCAGCCGTTTGCGGGTTACGGTTGCCGTAGAACGCAATGCGCAGATAAAAGACAACGGCGATACTGTTGCAGCGGAAACCGTTTTAAATGTGGAGCTTGTGAACAGCAAAGGTCCGCAGGCGGTGAAGCAAGTGCGTTTTTCCGAAAAATCAAGCGGAACATATTATCAGGACGTAGAGTTTGATACGCTGCCCGCCGTGCCGTTCAATGTGCGCGTTGCCCGTATTACGCCCGATTCTTCGACAGATAAAATCAGCAATAACACCTATTTTTCGTCTTACGTTGAAGTCGTGGACGCAAAATTGAGTTATCCGCATACCGCCATTGCCGCGTTGGCTATCGATTCCGCCCAGTTCGGCAACAGCGTACCGCGCCGAAATTACCTGATGAAAGGCCGTTTGGTCAAAGTGCCGTCCAACTATGACCCTGAAAAACGGGTTTACGGCAACGGGACTTGGGACGGCAGCTTTAAAACCGCGTGGACGAACAATCCTGCATGGGTGTTTTACGACGTACTGACCCAGCCGCGCTTTTCTACGCTTGCCCGCCGTCTGAATTTGGGTGATGTGGATAAGTGGAGCTTGTATCAAATCGGCAAATATTGCGACGAGCTGGTGGATGACGGTTTCGGTGGCAAAGAGCCGCGTTTCGTATGTAATGCCTACATCACCGACTTGACGCAGGCAGGCGAATTTTTACTGAATTTGGCTAGCGTGTTTACCGGACTGCCGCTTTGGAACGGACAGCAGGTGTCCGTCGTCATGGACGCTGATTCCGACCCCGTAGCGCAGTACAACAATGCCAACGTTAAAGACGGCCTGTTTTCTTATTCCGGTGCGGCGCTGAAGTCGATTCATACTGCCGTACACGTTCAGTATGTGGACAAATACGACGGCTACCGTGCGAAAACGGAATACGTCGCCGACAATGAAGCCATTGCTCGTTACGGCCTGAATATAAAGCAAGTTACCGCGTTCGGCTGTGATTCGCGCGGGCAGGCCGCCCGTTTCGGCGCATGGACGCTGCAAACCGAGTTGAGGCAACAGAACGCTGTTTCGTTCACCGTCGGACGCGAAGGTTTGAAACATCTGCCGTACGATATTGTTCAAGTGATGGACAATCAGTACGCCGGTGCGGAACTTTCCGGCCGCGTGGCGGCAGTCTCCGGCAATGTGTTGACGCTGGATCGCACTGTTGCCGATGCCGTGGGCGCATTGTTGTATTACATGGATTCAGACGGCCTTAAATCGGCCAAAGTTACGGCAGCGGCAGGCGATAAAATTACGCTGGAAAGAGCTGTCCCGCTGAACGCGGGCGACAGTTGGATACTGTCGGGCAAAGTGAAGGCGCGGCTGTATCGCGCCATCGGCATTAAAGAAAATACCGATGAAGGCACCTACACCATAACCGCCCTGCTGCATGACCCGAAAAAATACGCGGCGGTGGATAACTTTGCCGTGTTCGACCGTGAAATTACAACCCTGCACAAACTGGCCCCTGTGTTGACCAACGGTAATATCACGACCGACGGCGGCGTATTGACGCTGACTTGGGAGAACCTGACCGCCGACGGGCAGGTGCTGACTTACGATATAAAAATTTATCGGAATAATCAGCTTTTCCGCCACGTTCCGGACGCTGCAACCGCAGAAGTACGCCTTGAAAACTTACCCAACGGCGATTACCGCGCCGAAATTCGAGGCAGGAATGCACGCGGGGTATTGTCCGAACCGTTGGTCAAAGCGTGGAGCATCGACTACACCGTTACCGGCCTTCGGGCGGCGCCTAGAACCTTTGCGATAGAGCTGTCATGGACCTTGCCGCAAACCGTAGTTTCCGAACTGGTTTCGGAATTGTGGTATGGCAGGGAAAACAATCTTCAGACGGCCTCAAAACTGGCCACCCTGCCTTACCCCCAAAACGGCTACACCCTAACGGGCGTCGGCGTTGCGGATGAATTTTTCTTCTGGGTTCGGGTGCGCGATGCGGCGGGGAATACGGGTAATTTTACCGCCGCCGTTCATGGTACGGCGGATAAAGACCCCGCGCCGATTGTGAAGCAGCTTCAAGGCGCGATTACCAAGTCGGCATTGAGCAATGACCTAATCAAATCCTTGAATGACGACATGGCCGCCGCAGGCTCGAAAGCGGCTGCCGCCATGCAGACCGCAGCTATCGAAGAGGTGGCGCGGAAAATCGCCGATGAAGCAACGAACCGTTCGAATGCGATACAGGCTGAGGCACGGGAAAGGACGGCTGCAATTCAGGCGGCGGCTGATAAAGCTGCTGCGGATTTGACTGCAAAATCCCGCGAAATTGGAAACAAAATTGCGGAAGTAGAGCAGGTCAACACCCAGCAGGCACAGCAAATCAAAACCGTAACCGCAGCACAGCAAAACACTGCTGCCGCGTTGGAAGCGGAAAAAACCGCGCGGGCGCAGGGGGATAATGCCGAAGCAATGGCGAGAAACGCCCTTGCAGCGCGTGTGTCCACAGCAGAAGGCAGTATTGCTAAGGAAGAGGCAGCGCGCATTGAAGCGGATAAAGCCCAAGCGGCAGAAACTGCCGCCTTGAAAACCAGCGTTGGCAATACGGAAAGTGCCATTACTGCCTTGCGGGAAACCATAACCCGTCAGGATTCGGCGCGGGCGTCGGAAATCAACACGCTGACGGCGAAGCTGGACGGGATGCGGGTCGGTGGGCGGAATCTCATTCGGGATTCGGCTGCCGAAGTGCGGAACGCAAATTACCTGATGCAAACCTATTCCCTGTCGGACGGAACGTTGCAGGAAGGTGAACCGGTCGTACTGACACTGTGGGGCGAATTGGGTTCAGACCGTGAGGCGTTCTGGCCGTTTAATTCGGATTCGTGGAACTGGCTGGGCGCCATGAAAAAGGTGTCCGACGGTGTTTACCGGATTGTTACGACATGGAAACGGTCGAAGAACAACCCGCCCAACGACCGCCTGCTGATTTATTGCGGCCCGAACACTGGTAAGACAGTATCGCGCATTGACCGTATCAAGCTGGAACGCGGCACTGTGGCGACGGACTGGACGCCTGCGCCCGAAGACGGCGCCACTGCGGCGTCCGAAGTAGCGGCGCAGTTGGCCGCCCATAAAACCGCGCAGGCTGAAGTCGACAAGGCGCAGACTGCCGACCTTACGGCGGCCAAGTCCGCGCTGGCTGGTGCTGTTGCCGACATCACGTCCATCAAAACCACGAAGGCCGACAAGTCCGAAGTAGCGGCATTGGCGCGTGCGACGCTGGCTTCCGAATGGAAATCCGCGGCAGATGCGGCCAAAACGGCAGCCATTGCCGCCGCGCAAGCCGATGCCAAAACCAAGGCGGACGCCGCACGGGTGGCAGCCGAAACGGCGGCGCAAGCCAAAGCGGAGGCGGCTAAGACGGCAGCGGTCGCATCCGCGGCGGGTACTGCCCAAGCCAAAGCCGATGCAGCGAAAGCGGCGGCGATTGCCGATGCGGCAGCGAAAGACGCGGTCGTCAAGCAACAGGCAGCGGCAGATGCCAAAGCCAAGGCGGATGCTGCGTTGAGTGCGGCCAAAACGTATTCAGACGGCCTGAACCGCGAGGTATCGGCGAAGGTTGACCGTTTGTCCGAAACCGTAACCCGTCAGGATTCGGCGCGGGCGTCGGAAATCAACACGCTGACGGCGAAGCTGGACGGGATGCGGGTCGGTGGGCGGAATCTCATTCGGGATTCGGCTGCCGAAGTGCGGAACGCGAATTACCTGATGCAAACCTATTCCCTGTCGGACGGAACGTTGCAGGAAGGCGAACCGGTCGTACTGACACTGTGGGGCGAATTGGGTTCAGACCGTGAGGCGTTCTGGCCGTTTAATTCGGATTCGTGGAACTGGCTGGGCGTCATGAAAAAGGTGTCCGACGGTGTTTACCGGATTGTTACGACATGGAAACGTTCGAAGAACAACCCGCCCAACGACCGCCTGCTGATTTATTGCGGCCCGAACACTGGTAAGACAGTATCGCGCATTGACCGCATCAAGTTGGAACGCGGCACTGTGGCGACGGACTGGACGCCTGCACCCGAAGACGGCGCCGCTGCGGCATCCAACTTGGCGGCGGTGGTGCAACAAACCAGCACCGCAGTTACCGAGCTTGGCGGCAAGGTGCAATCTTTATATACGCTGAAGACCGAAGCAATATCAGGCGGTCGTAAAGCGATTGCGGGAATTGCGCTGGGCGCTGATGGTAAAACCGGCAGCGGCGAAATTCTGCTGATGGCCGACAAGGTAGCCTATGTTGACCCGCGCGACAAATCCGTAACGCCCGCCTTTGTTACCGTGATTGAAAACGGCAGGGCGAAACAGGCGCTGAACGGGGATTTGGTGGCTGACGGTACTATACTAGGACGCCATGTCGCGGCGGCTCAAACGTTTCAGGCGCCGGTTATCAACGGCGGCAGCCTGAATATCGGCAACGGTCGGTTTGCGGTAAACAGCGAGGGACAGGTGTCGATTTCGGCTTCTTCCGGCAATGTTGGAATGAAGATAACGAACGACAATATCAACAAAGCCCAAGCGGCAGAAACTGCCGCCTTGAAAACCAGCGTTGGCAATACGGAAAGTGCCATTACTGCCTTGCGGGAAACCATAACCCGTCAGGATTCGGCGCGGGCGTCGGAAATCAACACGCTGACGGCGAAGCTGGACGGGATGCGGGTCGGTGGGCGGAATCTCATTCGGGATTCGGCTGCCGAAGTGCGGAACGCAAATTACCTGATGCAAACCTATTCCCTGTCGGACGGAACGTTGCAGGAAGGTGAACCGGTCGTACTGACACTGTGGGGCGAATTGGGTTCAGACCGTGAGGCGTTCTGGCCGTTTAATTCGGATTCGTGGAACTGGCTGGGCGCCATGAAAAAGGTGTCCGACGGTGTTTACCGGATTGTTACGACATGGAAACGGTCGAAGAACAACCCGCCCAACGACCGCCTGCTGATTTATTGCGGCCCGAACACTGGTAAGACAGTATCGCGCATTGACCGTATCAAGCTGGAACGCGGCACTGTGGCGACGGACTGGACGCCTGCGCCCGAAGACGGCGCCACTGCGGCGTCCGAAGTAGCGGCGCAGTTGGCCGCCCATAAAACCGCGCAGGCTGAAGTCGACAAGGCGCAGACTGCCGACCTTACGGCGGCCAAGTCCGCGCTGGCTGGTGCTGTTGCCGACATCACGTCCATCAAAACCACGAAGGCCGACAAGTCCGAAGTAGCGGCATTGGCGCGTGCGACGCTGGCTTCCGAATGGAAATCCGCGGCAGATGCGGCCAAAACGGCAGCCATTGCCGCCGCGCAAGCCGATGCCAAAACCAAGGCGGACGCCGCACGGGTGGCAGCCGAAACGGCGGCGCAAGCCAAAGCGGAGGCGGCTAAGACGGCAGCGGTCGCATCCGCGGCGGGTACTGCCCAAGCCAAAGCCGATGCAGCGAAAGCGGCGGCGATTGCCGATGCGGCAGCGAAAGACGCGGTCGTCAAGCAACAGGCAGCGGCAGATGCCAAAGCCAAGGCGGATGCTGCGTTGAGTGCGGCCAAAACGTATTCAGACGGCCTGAACCGCGAGGTATCGGCGAAGGTTGACCGTTTGTCCGAAACCGTAACCCGTCAGGATTCGGCGCGGGCGTCGGAAATCAACACGCTGACGGCGAAGCTGGACGGGATGCGGGTCGGTGGGCGGAATCTCATTCGGGATTCGGCTGCCGAAGTGCGGAACGCGAATTACCTGATGCAAACCTATTCCCTGTCGGACGGAACGTTGCAGGAAGGCGAACCGGTCGTACTGACACTGTGGGGCGAATTGGGTTCAGACCGTGAGGCGTTCTGGCCGTTTAATTCGGATTCGTGGAACTGGCTGGGCGTCATGAAAAAGGTGTCCGACGGTGTTTACCGGATTGTTACGACATGGAAACGTTCGAAGAACAACCCGCCCAACGACCGCCTGCTGATTTATTGCGGCCCGAACACTGGTAAGACAGTATCGCGCATTGACCGCATCAAGTTGGAACGCGGCACTGTGGCGACGGACTGGACGCCTGCACCCGAAGACGGCGCCGCTGCGGCATCCAACTTGGCGGCGGTGGTGCAACAAACCAGCACCGCAGTTACCGAGCTTGGCGGCAAGGTGCAATCTTTATATACGCTGAAGACCGAAGCAATATCAGGCGGTCGTAAAGCGATTGCGGGAATTGCGCTGGGCGCTGATGGTAAAACCGGCAGCGGCGAAATTCTGCTGATGGCCGACAAGGTAGCCTATGTTGACCCGCGCGACAAATCCGTAACGCCCGCCTTTGTTACCGTGATTGAAAACGGCAGGGCGAAACAGGCGCTGAACGGGGATTTGGTGGCTGACGGTACTATACTAGGACGCCATGTCGCGGCGGCTCAAACGTTTCAGGCGCCGGTTATCAACGGCGGCAGCCTGAATATCGGCAACGGTCGGTTTGCGGTAAACAGCGAGGGACAGGTGTCGATTTCGGCTTCTTCCGGCAATGTTGGAATGAAGATAACGAACGACAATATCAACGTTTATGATGAAAACGGGGTGTTGCAAGCGCAGTTCGGATTGTTGACTGATTGGTAA